GAGCGCTTCGCGTACCCGGTGCTGTTGGAGCGTTCTCGCACGGCGGATCTCGCCCAGCGGGCGCATCCGATGCGGGAGGACGGTCCCGACGTCCAGACCCTCGGCGAGGTCGTCGCGCACGCCTTCAGCCTGCGCGGACAGGAATACTGCGACTCGGAGTGGGACTCGTGGCGCGGTGAGGACGGCAAGTGGGTCATCTCGCTGCGCTGGCACGCGGGCCGGTCCGACAATCGTGCGCACTGGGTCTTCCACCGCGGCGCGCACGGCGGCACCGTGATCGCGCTGGACGAGCACGCGGCAGACCTCCTCGACCCGTCGCCGAGCAGGCCGCTGCGCACGGTCCGACCCGTCACCCAGCTGGCACGACAGGCCTTGGACAACCCCTACGAGGACACCACGATCATCCCCGCGATCGCCGACGAGGAGCCCGCGGTGGAGGAGCACGTCGCGGCGGGCGAGCCCGCCGATCGTGAGCCGCTGCGCGCGGGTGACGGCGTCGAGGCGGCGATCGACGCGGCGGCCAGAGAGGCGATCGTGCCGCCGCTGACGGCGGGACCGCGCCCCGGTGATCGTCGAGCGACGGCCCGCGGAAGCGCGGTGGCCGAGGGAATCGACGGCGCCGCGGCGCAGAGCACGGCCGACGCCGATCACGTCGGAGACGCGGGCAAGGCAGGCGGGCGGCGAAAGAAGAACCATCCGATCGTGCCCTCCTGGGAGGACGTGCTTCTCGGCGTCCGATCCCAGCGCGGCTGATCGGGCCCGCCGACGGCGGTCGGACGGAGCGAAGGGGCGGTCACCGTTCGGCGACCGCCCCTTCGTCGTCTCACGGCCTCGCAGGCGCCGCGATCCTCGACCACGGCGACCGGATCAGAATCGGACTCCTCTCAGCG
This genomic stretch from Actinoalloteichus hoggarensis harbors:
- the sepH gene encoding septation protein SepH; its protein translation is MRALRVVGLDDDGRTVICEDPARGERFSIPVDERLRAAARGDATHLGQVQVELESQMRPKEIQARIRAGASVEQVSEAAGIPPHRVERFAYPVLLERSRTADLAQRAHPMREDGPDVQTLGEVVAHAFSLRGQEYCDSEWDSWRGEDGKWVISLRWHAGRSDNRAHWVFHRGAHGGTVIALDEHAADLLDPSPSRPLRTVRPVTQLARQALDNPYEDTTIIPAIADEEPAVEEHVAAGEPADREPLRAGDGVEAAIDAAAREAIVPPLTAGPRPGDRRATARGSAVAEGIDGAAAQSTADADHVGDAGKAGGRRKKNHPIVPSWEDVLLGVRSQRG